TCCTTCGTGTCCTTCGCGGTTCATAAAATGATTTTGGTTTTCGCGGTTTATGTCAGATCACAAAATCCTCGGGTTTGAAGGTGATGAGTTTGCGGGCGGCGGCGGCCGGGTTGACGTGGTAGATGGGAACCTCGCTGATGTAGGCGTGGCGTCCGTCGCAGGTGAGCCGGGTGGGTTTGCCGTCGTAGGCGGGGGCGCCGCGGAGGGTGTCGAAAAAGTTTTCGAGATGCGGCTGGTGGATGGGCTTGTTGAGGATGCCGGGAACTTCGTAGGCGGCGAGGGCCTTGGTTTCGCGGATGTCCACCACGCCGCTTTTTTGCTCGGGCTCGGGCGCGGCGGCGGCTTTGCGGAGGAAATTTTTCTGCACCCACGGCTCCCAGTCGGGGGCGCGGTCCTCGCGGAAGACTTTGGTAAGTTTCGGGTTTTCCGAGATGGTGATGCTGCCCTCGTCGCCCATGAAGTTTTCAAAGTAGCCGCCGCCGGAGCTGGTGGCGGTCTGCACCTGGTAGAAGGCGCGCGCGGTGCCGTGCGGCAGCGGGAACTCGTAGACGACCATCACGTTGTCATACCATTCGTGGGTCTTGTAGTAATCCACCCCGCCAGAGGCGAAGACGCTGGAGGGGTTGACGCCGAGGAACCAGGCGAAGATGTCGATCTGGTGCGCGCCGAGGTCGGAGATGGGGCCGCCGGAGAGGTCGCGGAACCAGCGCCAGTTGCGGAACTGGTGCATGTCGCGATAGCCGTATTTTGCGAGGATGTCGGGCTTGAGGGCGTAGGCCTTGGGCCAGCCGAGGTCGTCGGTGACGGCGCGGTTCCACTGGGCGTTGGCGCCGACGAACTTGCCCTGAAGCTTGGCGGTCTGGATGAGGTTGTGATAAACGCGGAGATAGCGGGGGTTGCTGCGGCGCTGGTGTCCGATCTGGAGGAGCTTGCCGGAGGCGTCCATGGCCTCGACCATTTTGCGGGCGCCCTCGATGGTGTTGGACATCATTTTCTCGCAATACACGTGGAGGCCGGCGCGGAGGCAGGCGACGGTGTGGGGCGAGTGCCAGAAGTCGGGGGTGGCGATGATGGCGGCGTCGAGGTCCTTTTCCTTGGCGAGGAGGTCGTCGAGGTCGGAATAAACGTTCACGTCATGACCGGCTTTCTTGAGCTTGTTGCGCCCGTATTGCTGGGCGTAGGGCCAGATGTCGCAGATGGCGCGGAATTTCAGGCCGGGGATGTTGAGCATCGCATCCATCAGGATGCGGCCCTGGGCGCCAAGGCCGACGAGGGCGAGGTTGAGCTCGGAGTTGGGCGAGCGTCCGGGCTGCGCGATCGCGAAGGGCGCGCGGGCGAGGACAAAGCCCGCGCCGGCCATCGCGCTGGTGGCGAGGAAACGGCGGCGGGAAAGGAGCGGGGCGGCGGCGGTGCCGCTGGTGGCGGCGGGAAGCGGTTGGTCGGACATGGGCGGCGGAGAGTGGGCGATTGATTGCGGTTGGGGCGGCGGCTGGAGCGACGCCAGAGCGCCGGCGCGTGATGGCGCCGGCGGACCGGTCAGCATTTTTTGCAGAGGCACCAGCGGTCGTGCTCGGCCCATTTGAGGGCGAGGGCGATCATGATGACGTGGACGCCGAGCATGGCGGTGCCGAGGACTTCGTTTTGGCCGCCAAGCAAAATCATGCCAACGGTGAGGGAAACATACACGAGCCCCATGAGGAAGAGGGTGAGGCGCGTGGCGATGCCAAGAAGGAGGGCGATGCCGAGGATGATGAGCGCGGGGCCGAGGGCGTAGCCATAGGCGGTGAGCATCCAGCCGGGCATGAGGGGCTGGGCGCGGAGGCCCTCCTCAAGCG
This genomic stretch from Termitidicoccus mucosus harbors:
- a CDS encoding Gfo/Idh/MocA family oxidoreductase; translation: MSDQPLPAATSGTAAAPLLSRRRFLATSAMAGAGFVLARAPFAIAQPGRSPNSELNLALVGLGAQGRILMDAMLNIPGLKFRAICDIWPYAQQYGRNKLKKAGHDVNVYSDLDDLLAKEKDLDAAIIATPDFWHSPHTVACLRAGLHVYCEKMMSNTIEGARKMVEAMDASGKLLQIGHQRRSNPRYLRVYHNLIQTAKLQGKFVGANAQWNRAVTDDLGWPKAYALKPDILAKYGYRDMHQFRNWRWFRDLSGGPISDLGAHQIDIFAWFLGVNPSSVFASGGVDYYKTHEWYDNVMVVYEFPLPHGTARAFYQVQTATSSGGGYFENFMGDEGSITISENPKLTKVFREDRAPDWEPWVQKNFLRKAAAAPEPEQKSGVVDIRETKALAAYEVPGILNKPIHQPHLENFFDTLRGAPAYDGKPTRLTCDGRHAYISEVPIYHVNPAAAARKLITFKPEDFVI